GCAAAATCTCTCCCGTCCGGCGCCCCACCCGAAACGACAAATGCCGCAGCTTGCCCCGGTGCTTCTCCTCGTCATAGATAGACCAGCCCTGGGTTTGCAGGTCTTCCTTGATTTCGCGCAGCAGCGGATCAAAGCGCTCATCCTGCACCGGACACTGATTGAGGTTGATCAAGCGGTGGCTGCCCTTGCGATAGTAGCCCGCCTGCACCTGACCAGTGGCCGAGCGATCGAGGGGATAGGTCACCTTGTTGCGGTAGTGGAGGTCAGTGGCAGGCGCGAGGATCGGCGCTACGGGCGGATTCTCGAAGCCGCCAATGCGCTCTAGGGCCTGGATCACTTGATTGCGCTTGGCCTCGAGCTGGTGAGGATAGGCAATGTGCTGCCACTGGCAGCCGCCGCACTTGTCCGCCACGATACAGGGCGGGCGCTGGCGCTGGGGTGAGGGCTCCAGAATCTGGTGGAGCTTGGCCTCGGCGTACTGGCGCTTGACGCGCACCAGCCGCACCTCGACGCGATCGCCCGGCGCCGTATCCGGCACAAACACGACGCGGCCCTCCACCCGGCCCACGCCAGCCCCATCGTCACTGAGGTCTGTGATCGTCAGCTCGACCAGTTGTCCTTGCTGCCAAGAATCAGCCTCAGGGGAAACAGACGGAAGCTCTTGAGAAGTCATAAAGCAGGAAATCCGAATAAAGAATGCTGGTGCTGGGACGCCCCGCACGTCCCAGGGACCACCGAAATACCAAGGAGAGTTTATCTCTGGCCGACGTCAGCCCCGTCTTCCCTCTACAGTCTCCTGGGGGTTGCGCCAAGGCCCCCACCTCCAGCCGATTCGGGGGCCATCAGGCAATGAGCATCCAGAGGGATCAATCCGGTATGATTGAAGGACTCGTAAGAGTCTTGATTACCCATGGGTACAGTTCGGAACACCGGAAGAACCTTGGCGGGGTAAAACGCCAGAATCAACGTAAATTGGTGTTGGCCAAGAGAATGTCAATTCTCGCCTCAAGTCTGCGGTGGGACGCATCGTGGACATTAAACGAAACAGCCTGTGGAGCCGTTCTGGCTGGGGATTGTTGGGCTTGCCTGACACCTGGGCGTGAGGCAATGAAGCAGGAAGCTCCGGCCAGTCTTCGGAATGGTTGGACGAGCGTCAAAGGATGATACCTGAGGCATCACAATATTATGACTGTAGTTAGCCAAGTAATTTTGCAAGCCGACGACGAGCTGCGCTACCCGACCGCTGGCGAACTGAATAGCATCAAAGACTTTTTTCAAACCGGCAATCAGCGCGTGCGCATCGCCAGCATTCTTTCTGAGAACGAGAAAAAGATTGTCCAGGAAGCCAGCAAGCAACTGTGGCAAAAGCACCCCGACTACATCGCGCCTGGCGGCAACGCCTATGGTCAGCGGGAACGGGCGCTTTGTCTGCGGGACTACGGCTGGTATCTTCGCCTGATCACCTACGGGGTGCTCTCGGGCAGCAAAGATCCCATTGAAAAAATTGGTGTGATCGGCGCACGGGAAATGTACAACTCTCTGGGCGTGCCGGTAACGGGCATGGCCGATGCGATCCGCAGCCTCAAGAAAGCAGCCCTGGGCTTGCTGACCGACGAGGATGCCGCTGAAGCGAGCGCCTACTTCGATTTTCTGATCCAAGGCATGTCTCAACCCTACATGATGTAGGCTTCCCCCACCGGGAGACTACGTTGGCCATTACGGCCTGGGTTCAAACATGACAATTGAGTTTTTGAGCTTCCCCGTCTTGGGTGAAGGTTTTGGCTCCTCAGGCAGTCAATTCCCACACCGAAGGCGGGGAACTTTTATGGGGCCGGGGGCCGGGTGGGGGGAACGTAGCGAATTAGGTGGGCGGCGATGAGCTGGCCGGTGCGGGGAGTGACGCGCACGGCGGCTTGTTGGCAGCGCGCGATGAGGCAGTGGCTGTAGAGGTAGGCGTCGAGAGCGGCGAGCTCGGCGGCGGTGAGGTTGACACAGTCCGGGTCGAGACAGAGGGCCTGGAGCCAGAGCTGCGAGAGGCGATCGCTGTAGGACTGCTGAGCTTCGTAGGGCTGGCTGCGGTGCGGTTCTTTGAGCTTGAGGGCTTCCAGGCGGGCGATCAGGGCTTTGAAGTTGACGTGGCGACAGAGATGGGCCTGCTCGAACTCGCGGGCCATGGCTCGGGTCAGGGCCTGGGCCAAAGAGCGGGGGGTGCGGGCGATCGGGCGATTGCGGGCGCGGGGTCGGTCGGGCACACAGGTGAGGTCTTGGGTGCGGGCCTGGTGCATGGCGCGGGCGAGCTCGACTTGGGCGATCGCAGCGGGCGATCGCAGCAGATCCAGAGACTGCACCAGATCCAGCACCCGCGCAAAGTCTTCATCCAGGGCCCGGACCACCTCCAGCGCGCGATCGCGCACCGTCACCAAAAACAGCAGCGCCGCTCGCTTGGCCGCTGGCGGCATCGAGCCGCCCGTGCCCTGGGTCATGGCGTCTGCCCACATCAGCAGCTGCTGCAGGCGCGGCGTCTGCAAAAAGCGCCGACTGCGCCGCTCCATCCGCACCAGCAGGTCATCTGCCCCCGATCGCATCAGCCCCGCCACCAGCAAAAAAACTTCCTGCCAGCGCTCATCGGTCAGGTGTCGCTGCACCAGCGCTGCCCCTTGGTGATGGTCGTCTAGGTGCTGGGCCGTCAGATATTCCTGCAAAGTCAGGTGCGAGAACGAAAAGACATCCTCCGCCCGCTCCACCAAAATGCCCTGCTGAATGGCGATCGCGTCCAGGATGCGCTCCCCGTCCAGGTGGCGCGGCGCATTCAGGTTATTGGTCAAAAATTCCTTGATTTGGCTGACGATCTCTCGTTTTGAGAAAAACAGGCGATCGGCCTGAAATCCCTCGTAGGCAATCTCCGCCAGCAAAATCTCCTCTAGCTCCGTATTGAGGCCTTGGTAGATCTCCTCCCGCATGATGCGCTTTTCGGCCGCCCACTCCTCCAGCAAAATCCGCAGCGCCTTGCGGTAGAGATTGCTGCGATTGGTTGGGAAATTCTGGGAATGGTCATACACCAGGCACAGCAGCGTCAGCAGCAAAGGCGTATGGGCCAACTCCTTCGCCGCCGCATTTTCCGGCTTGTGGAGCAGCTCCCAGCACTTTTGGGCTGTGCCCGCGGCCCGGTCCATCTCCGAGTGAAACCAGTTGTTGATAAATTGCTGAATCTGGGCCAAGTCAAAATCCGCCATGGCCACATCGCTAAAGCGGCGGAAATTGTGGCGATAGGCCGCCACGCGGCAGGAAATGATGAAGCGGTTTTGGTCGTAGCGATCGACAAAATCCTGGATTTGGCAGATGGCTTCGTCAGTGTTTTTGGTGGGCACCTCGTCGAGACCGTCAAACAGCAGCAGCAGCTTGCCCGCCTCTAGCAGCTTGCGCGTGGCCTCTTCGGAGGATGGGAAGCCGCAAATCTGGAACTCCTGGGCGATCGCCTCCTCCAGGTTCGCGCAGCCATTGGCAAAATTCTTCAGCTCCAGCAGCACCGGAATACACTCGTGCAGATAGGCTCCCTGGACCCCCTTGAGGGCCTCGAGGCCAATCTTGCGCAGAAACGTGGACTTGCCCGCACCAGGACCACCGAGGACCATCAGGTACGGTTTCTCGTTGGCCACCGTAATGCCATCCAGGCGCGAGGCAGCCTTGGGCTGAAACCCTCGCCGCCCCGATCGCCGATAGGCCTGCTCCAGCGACTCGATGGAGTCGTACCAGCGCATACCTGCCCGATCGAGAAACTGCACCGTGGTGTAGATCGTTTCGAGGGGCACCGGTTCGCGCATCCCCAAGACCTTGAGCTGGCCGTGGCGCCCTGCGTAGTTGTGCACATACTGCTCCGCAGCCAGCGCCAAGATGCGCTCGGGCGTCTCGTCGAGGCTGCGTACCCATTGCAGGAGCCGCCCGCCTCCCTCAAACACGGCCCGATTCATGATGCTCGCCAAGCCCATACTGGCCGCCTGAATCACAATGCGCTCAAATCCAGTCATTGGTTCCAAAGCTCAACAACAGCCGCCTCTAGGGCACGCGATCGCCCCTTCTAGGCCCTGCCCCATCCCGGTAGCAGGCCCCGGTCCCTGCCAAAAACTTTGCCTATCCTAGGAAAAAAGGCAACGGGATCCAATCACAGCGTTCCCAGGGGCGATCGCCCCTGGAGTTCCGTCTGGAAAGGGCGATCGCCGACATGGTTTCTACCTTTAGCGCCTTTTGGCACCCTCTCCCCCAGTCAGACGTCTATTGCATCAGTCGTTCACCCCGTTGCCCACCCTCATTACGCCCTGAAAGTTTCAATCATGTTGAACCCTTATCGGATTGCCTCCTTCCCCCTCCTTAGCTTGCTCGCCTGGGCCAGCCTCACCCTACCCGCTCCGGCCCAAGACAATCTGTCAGCGCCGAGCGACCCGGCCCCTGCCGCTACTGAAAGTGCCCCCTCCAGTCGCCCCTTGGCCCGCGCCTGCATCACCGAAGCCATCGTAGGCAGTGACGGCCTCACCAGCATTAACCCCAACCTCAATCGCGCCAAAAACCTCGCTCGCCAAGCCGCCGAACGGACCAACGGCGGCCTCGGCAACTACCGGGCCGAAGCCGCCATGTACGGCCCCATCGAAGGAGTTTCCTGCGTTGACAACGGAGACGGCACCTGGAGCTTCCGGATTCTGGGCGGTGCTCCAGGCGCAGAACCGACCCTCGAAACCGTCGTCGTTGTGAACCAAAACGACGGCACCTCCCGCATCGACTACAATGGCGAAATTCGCAACATCGAGGGCGATCGCCCCGTTGCAGAGCGCCCCAACCAGCTCACCCTGGTCAACCCCAACGCGCCCGGTCTTGCGCGCGCCCGCAACCTGGCTCGCCAAGCCGCTGAGCGCGCCAACGGCGGCCTCGGTAACTATCGGGCAGAGCCTGCTATGCACGGCATCAGCGGCGACATCCCGGTCCAAGACACCAGCGACGCCTGGATCTTTACCTTTCGGGGGGGACGCCCAGGCGAAACGGACTACTCCACCGAGAGCGAGGTGAGGGTGAGCAAAGATTTCGCCAGTATCACCGTTGACTACAACGGCCCGATTCGGTCAGCATCCGACAGCTAGTTTTTGGCGGGCAGCCCCACGATGCGGGCGATCGCCCGCCCCCTCTGCGCCCCGTCCTCTCCGCCCCACACATCCCCATGCGCCTCGGCAAAGTTGTCAAATCCAACTCCCACTGCGATTACATCGTGCAGGTGGACGACCCCATGGCAGTCCTCCATCCGCCCGAGCCAGATGACTACGGCTTTGGCAGCTTTGTCCGGCTCGAAAGCCCCGAGCGCCACTGGGCCGTGGGCATCGTCTACAACTCCCAGCTCTTCAATCCGCTGTTTTTGAATACGGGGCCGCGCCTCTCCAGCGAACCAGACCCACTCTTTACTCCCGACTTGATTAATGAGACCCGGACCCTGCTGGGCACGGTGCTCATCGGTCGGCTAGAGCAAGAAGCGGGCCAGATCTGCGGGTGGCAGGGTATCCCGCCCGCTGTCGTCCCCGTGGACACCCCGGTCCTCACGATGGACGCCGATGAAATTCACCGCTTTCATGTAAACGCCCAGGGTCAGCCGCAATTTCGCTACTACAGCCTTTTGTTGCGCTATGGCGGTAACTTTGCCGCTCACCTCGCCCAGCAGGTGCTGATGGACCTGGCCAACAGCGAGCTGTTTTCGGGAGCAGATCGGCGGGCGCTAGAGATCCTGTGCAAGGAGCTCACTTGGAAAAACACAATGGGGGCGATGCGCTAATCTGACATTAGAAGATTTTAAAGAACATTCACCATAACGCAAAAACTCGCGTTTAATGGTGAGATAAGCGCGCGATCGCCCCAAAGGTCGCGTTAGCTCTCTTTAAAAACGAAAAACCGACAGATTTCAGCTTGAAGCCTGCCGGTGCAATGTGTGTTCCCTGTTGATGACTCGGCTAAAGTTGAGTCA
This genomic stretch from Geitlerinema sp. PCC 7407 harbors:
- a CDS encoding allophycocyanin subunit alpha-B, which encodes MTVVSQVILQADDELRYPTAGELNSIKDFFQTGNQRVRIASILSENEKKIVQEASKQLWQKHPDYIAPGGNAYGQRERALCLRDYGWYLRLITYGVLSGSKDPIEKIGVIGAREMYNSLGVPVTGMADAIRSLKKAALGLLTDEDAAEASAYFDFLIQGMSQPYMM
- a CDS encoding NACHT domain-containing NTPase, whose protein sequence is MTGFERIVIQAASMGLASIMNRAVFEGGGRLLQWVRSLDETPERILALAAEQYVHNYAGRHGQLKVLGMREPVPLETIYTTVQFLDRAGMRWYDSIESLEQAYRRSGRRGFQPKAASRLDGITVANEKPYLMVLGGPGAGKSTFLRKIGLEALKGVQGAYLHECIPVLLELKNFANGCANLEEAIAQEFQICGFPSSEEATRKLLEAGKLLLLFDGLDEVPTKNTDEAICQIQDFVDRYDQNRFIISCRVAAYRHNFRRFSDVAMADFDLAQIQQFINNWFHSEMDRAAGTAQKCWELLHKPENAAAKELAHTPLLLTLLCLVYDHSQNFPTNRSNLYRKALRILLEEWAAEKRIMREEIYQGLNTELEEILLAEIAYEGFQADRLFFSKREIVSQIKEFLTNNLNAPRHLDGERILDAIAIQQGILVERAEDVFSFSHLTLQEYLTAQHLDDHHQGAALVQRHLTDERWQEVFLLVAGLMRSGADDLLVRMERRSRRFLQTPRLQQLLMWADAMTQGTGGSMPPAAKRAALLFLVTVRDRALEVVRALDEDFARVLDLVQSLDLLRSPAAIAQVELARAMHQARTQDLTCVPDRPRARNRPIARTPRSLAQALTRAMAREFEQAHLCRHVNFKALIARLEALKLKEPHRSQPYEAQQSYSDRLSQLWLQALCLDPDCVNLTAAELAALDAYLYSHCLIARCQQAAVRVTPRTGQLIAAHLIRYVPPTRPPAP